The following is a genomic window from Deinococcus yavapaiensis KR-236.
CGCGGGTCGACTCACGGGACATCACCTCGACCTCTATCGTCGACCAACCTCATGAAACGGGAAAATCTCGTCCTGCACGCTTTTCAGACGCACTTTATTGATCACCGCAGAAGTTACGCGGGTGGTACAGGACGGAGACCGCTTTTATCGCGGAGCAAGCACGCAGACTGTTCCCGCTCTACCTTGATCGATGCCAGTCGCGTTCGTGCGCGAGTTGCTCGACAAGATAGCCTCAGTACGGGCAGCATCGACCCTGGTACGGTGTACCGCTTCCTTGGCGGGGACGCGCCTGACAAGTCGTTCATCGACAGCTTGAAGTGACCAAGCGCCTTGGTGCAAACGAATGACCCAAGGCTCCGCGAACGGATGGTGCTGCCCGGATGCTCACGATCTTGACCAGCACCAATCACAGCGTCAAAGCGGATCAGAGCGTCGAGGACAAGGAAAGCCCCCGACCTACTTGCCAAGCAGCAGTGGGCCTCTCGGCGCGCCTCCGCTCGTCCGCGTCCACGTCCCAGTCCAAAGATTTACCTCTTCGCCCATACAGGCCGGGTTGATGGCCCTCAAAGTTAACTTATCCCCTTGCACAGACCATTTGAAGGTTGCGTCGAAGACGCGCAGAACGGTTTCACCTCCGTTGCCGCAAAGTCCCCCCACAATGTCTTTGTGGCCATAGGCACTCACGCCAAGTTCCCTTGGACCCATCGTTATACCGCCGTAAAGGATAACGGTATCACCCTCAATGCGAACCCCATCAACGGCTCCTGAGCCCGTAGGATCGAGGACCCACGCGCCGATTTCATCGAAGACCAGATCCCAGCGCCCGTCGAGACTATTGCCAGCGGCGTCCACCGGGAAGCCTTTTCGCTGAATCATCCACCGTCCGGCAAGCGCGGCAGGGGGTGCGGACGGCTTGGAGACGCTCGCCACAACTGTCTCCGAAGCTTTCCGGCCGTCTGTGGACGTCACCTCTGTGGTGAACGTATGTTTGCCGGGAGTCAGGAAGGTGGTGACGAGGTAATTTCCCCACCCGGCATACGTATAGGGGAAGGCTTTGGAAACCCACCGGGTCACGCCGTCAATCTTAAAGTCAACGTGATCGACGAGATTCGCAGGAAACTGGGGAACGTCCGCAGATGGCATGTCGATCCTCGCGACCCAATGGACTCTGGTGGGAAGCGCTGTTTTACCGGCTAAGGTGGTGGTGAGCTTGAGCGCGCCTTGACCCGCGGGTGTTGTCGCTCCGCTAGATGTAGGAGCGCTTCCTCCGGCGAGTGCGACGAGCGTGCTTGAGAAGAAGGTGGCCGTGATGATGGTGAGCACCTTGCGGTGAAGCTTCCCTCCGTTTGGCGTGCTGGTACGCGCTCCGGTTCTTCCTTGCATGTGAGCCTCCTCGCTAAGCCTTGTCTTGGTGGGGAGAGGATCTTCAAACCAAAAAAGGATTCGAGCCTCGACAGGGCGTGGTTGCAGTCAGGCAAGTTCGTGAGTGCAGGGCCGTGTGAGCAAAAGGGGACACGAAATTGTAGGGAGTTGCGTCGACACTCAAGGCTACGACCAATGAGGGATACGTAGTATTTAAATGAATAAATAGCTCTTTATTAATAAGGGTAAAAGGGAAGTAGGGTGGTCGAAAATTCAACTTTTGCTGTAAAGGGCGGGAAGACGACCTTCTCCCGAGTAACTTCAACCGGTATCGATGAAAAGGGCGTTATTCCGTGATGCACCAGCCGTCACGGCCCGCTACAAGGACGTGCTCGACGAGCGTGGCCAAGGATACCTGCGGCAGATCGTGCAGAACGGACAGCACATGAAGCGCCTCATGGACGATCTGCTGACGTACCCGCGCGTGACGAGTGAGCGCCGCCCCTTATTACCGACGAACGTGGGCGCCGTGTTCAACGCGGTTCTCACACGCTTGCGCCCCGAATTGGACGCGTTGGGTGCAACCGTATCCTGCTCGGACTTGCCGATGGTGTTGGCGGACGCGCAGCAACTCGACCAGCTCTTTCAAAACTTGATCTCCAACGGATTGAAGTACCGCCGAGAGGGCGTACCTCCTCGCTTGCGCGTCACGAGCGAACGTGAAAGCGGCATGTGGCGTCTCATGGTGTCGGATAACGGCATCGGCATCGAGCCGCAATACTTCGAGCGGATTTTCGGCATGTTCCAAAGCCTGCACGGACGTGACGCCTTCGAGGGGACGGGCGTGGGACTCGCCGTTTGCCAGAAGATCGTGGAGCGGCACGCTGGGCGCTTGTGGGTGACGAGCGAACCGAGGATGGGCAGCACCTTTCACTTCACGTTGCTGGACGCGTAGGTAGTAAGCGATACGACGGCCCGACGACGTGGTACTGGACAAGTCGATTCTGGCCGCTCGCCTTTGGGAAACGAGCGGCACGGACGGTCAGCCTTTCACGGCATTTATGGAGGAGCCGTCATGCTCCTCCTACCGAAGTGGAGGCAGGGACGCGTGGAATGGCGTCATGACAAATCGTGGAAACGAACGAACCGAGGCCGACAAGCAATTCGCGCAAGAGCCCGTACGGCGCGGGCCGAATTGGGGGCTCATCCTGCTGGCCCTGAGCTTGCTGATCGTGATCGCCTTCGTGATCTCACTCGTGCTCGGAAATCGAGGCGACTACAAGACGAACGGGGACGACACCGGCGTTCGTCCGATCCCGAGCGTCGTCGTACGCGTGTAAATTCAAAACACGACGGTCTTGTTGCCGTACACGAGCACGCGGTCTTCGAGGTGCGCCTTCACCGCTCGGGCAAGCACCGCGCGCTCGATGTCGCGTCCGATGCGCGTCATCGCGTCCGGACCGTCGTTGTGAGATACGCGCGCCACGTCCTGCTCGATGATGGGACCCGCGTCGAGTTCTTCGGTGACGTAGTGCGCGGTCGCCCCGATGATCTTCACGCCTCGCTGGAACGCCGCTCGGTACGGATTGGCGCCGACGAACGCGGGCAAGAAGGAGTGGTGGATGTTGATGACGGGCACGCCCACCTTTTGCAGGAAGTCGCCGCTCAGGATTTGCATGTAGCGGGCCAGCACGACGAGATCGCACTGCCCCGCGAGAAGGTCGAGCAAGCGCGCCTCCGCTTCCTCCTTGCGGCCCTTCTCCACCGTCACGAGATGGAAGGGCACGCCGAAGCTTTCGGTGTCGGCGCGCAAGTCGTCGTGATTTGACGCGACGAGCGGAACCGTGGCGTCGAGTTCGCCGCGACGATGGCGCCACAAAAGGTCGAGCAGGCAGTGGTCGTACTTGCTCACGAGGATGGCCATCCGCTTGGGTTCCATGGCGTACCACACGCGCCACGTCATCTCGAACGGCGTCGCGACGACGTCCCCGAAGGCCTTCTCGAATTGCGTGCGGGTGAGGTCGAGGCCGTCGAGGTGGAATTCCATGCGCATGAAAAAGCGGCCGCCCTCGGGATCGGTCGAGTGCTGATCGGAGTCGAGGATGTTCGCGCCGTGCGCGTACAGGAATTGCGAGACGGCGGCGACGATGCCTCGCTTGTCCGGGCAGGAGATCAGCAGGCGTGCGACGTGCGGGCGGTCGGTCGAGCTCATGAAGGGCAGGATACAAGGCGCGGAGGTCGTTTCATCGAAGTCGCCGGGCGGCGCCCTAGACTACGGCATGCGCTTCATCTTGCTCGCGAGCATGCTGCTCGCCTCGTCGGCGTTCGCGCAAGCTTCACCTTCGTCTTCGCTGTCGGACTTGACGCGGCAACTTTCCGAAATCAAAACGAAGCTCGACGCCCTGTCGAGCGACGTCGACCGTGTGCGCTCGGATGTTGCGACGCGTGAAGGTGACGTGTCCTCGGTGCGTGCCTCGCTCGGCGACGTGGCAGCGCGGGTGTACGCTCTCGGATGCTTCACAGCGCTGCGCGGGAGCACGCTCGACGCGGTGAACGCGAAGAGCTGCGCGGACCTGTCGCTGCCATCCGCCCGCTTGAAGGTACCTTCGAGCGTCACGTCGTCTCGCCTGTCGGTAGAAGACGGCCGTCTCGTCGTGACCGTGACCACCGCCGACGCGACCTTGGAATTGCGCGGCGGCCGCTTTCGGCGGACACCTTGAGCGTTTGGATTCGTATTAGAATTCGCGCGTGATTTACGATCCCGTCAAGCACGCCGAGCTCCTCGTCGACTACTGCGTGTACGCGAAGGGCGGCGAACGCATCCTCGTCGCCGCGTCCACGCTCGCCTTGCCGCTCGTCGCGGCCGTGCACGACGCGCTTTTGGCGCGAGGCGCCATGCCGATCGTGCGTTTGGAGTACCCGTCCCAACTCGACGACTTCATTCGCCTCGCGCCAAAAGCGCTCCTCGCCAACTTGCATCCCGTACAACTCGCGGAAGTAGAGAGCCTCGACGGCTCGATTCGCGTCCTCACGCCCACCCCGCCCAGCAACGTGGCCCCGGACCGAAGCGCGCTCTACCGGCGCACGCTCGCGCCCGTGGCGCGCGAACGCGCGAAGCGCAAGTGGAACCTCACCCTCTTCCCCACCGCGTACAGCGCGCAGGCTTCGGGCATGACTTTGCAGGCGTACGAGACGTTCGTCGCGAACGCGATGTTTCTCGGCGACGCGGACCCCGTGGCGCGCTGGGGAGAGGTGCGCGCCATGCAGGCGCAGCTTATCGAGCGCTTGTCGCGCGCGGACGAGGTGCGCATCGAGGGACGCGGAACGGACCTCACATTGTCGGTGAAGGGCCGCGTATGGGCGAACTCGGACGGAAAGCGCAACATGCCGTCGGGTGAGGTGTTCACCGGGCCGCTCGAAGCGTCGGCGAACGGCGTCATACGCTACGACCTTGCGACGGTGTACGCGGGACGTGAAGTGAGCGGCATCGAGCTGGAATTCCGAGATGGAACGGTCGTGCGCGCGCGAGCGGACGTCGGGGACGACGTGCTGCAAGCGGCGCTCGACACCGACGAAGGAGCCAGGCGTCTCGGCGAGTTGGGCATCGGCACGAACTTCGGCATTCAGCGCGCGTCGAAAAACATCTTGTTCGACGAGAAGATCGGCGGAACGGTGCACCTCGCGCTCGGCAACGCCTATCCGGAAACCCTCGGCACGAACGTCTCGGCCCTGCATTGGGACATGATTTGCGACTTGCGAGAAGGTGGACGAATCCTGCTCGACGGCGAGGTGTTTCAAGAGAGCGGGCGGTTCGTGTAAGGATTGCTCGCGCGGCGCC
Proteins encoded in this region:
- a CDS encoding aminopeptidase, which encodes MIYDPVKHAELLVDYCVYAKGGERILVAASTLALPLVAAVHDALLARGAMPIVRLEYPSQLDDFIRLAPKALLANLHPVQLAEVESLDGSIRVLTPTPPSNVAPDRSALYRRTLAPVARERAKRKWNLTLFPTAYSAQASGMTLQAYETFVANAMFLGDADPVARWGEVRAMQAQLIERLSRADEVRIEGRGTDLTLSVKGRVWANSDGKRNMPSGEVFTGPLEASANGVIRYDLATVYAGREVSGIELEFRDGTVVRARADVGDDVLQAALDTDEGARRLGELGIGTNFGIQRASKNILFDEKIGGTVHLALGNAYPETLGTNVSALHWDMICDLREGGRILLDGEVFQESGRFV
- a CDS encoding sensor histidine kinase, producing MKRALFRDAPAVTARYKDVLDERGQGYLRQIVQNGQHMKRLMDDLLTYPRVTSERRPLLPTNVGAVFNAVLTRLRPELDALGATVSCSDLPMVLADAQQLDQLFQNLISNGLKYRREGVPPRLRVTSERESGMWRLMVSDNGIGIEPQYFERIFGMFQSLHGRDAFEGTGVGLAVCQKIVERHAGRLWVTSEPRMGSTFHFTLLDA
- the purU gene encoding formyltetrahydrofolate deformylase encodes the protein MSSTDRPHVARLLISCPDKRGIVAAVSQFLYAHGANILDSDQHSTDPEGGRFFMRMEFHLDGLDLTRTQFEKAFGDVVATPFEMTWRVWYAMEPKRMAILVSKYDHCLLDLLWRHRRGELDATVPLVASNHDDLRADTESFGVPFHLVTVEKGRKEEAEARLLDLLAGQCDLVVLARYMQILSGDFLQKVGVPVINIHHSFLPAFVGANPYRAAFQRGVKIIGATAHYVTEELDAGPIIEQDVARVSHNDGPDAMTRIGRDIERAVLARAVKAHLEDRVLVYGNKTVVF